A DNA window from Pyrus communis chromosome 3, drPyrComm1.1, whole genome shotgun sequence contains the following coding sequences:
- the LOC137728848 gene encoding chlorophyll a-b binding protein CP26, chloroplastic-like produces the protein MASLAASTAAASLSVSEVLGNSLGNFSRAARSAPSATTPATFKTVALFSKKKAAPPPKAKAVAPADEELSKWYGPDRRIFLPSGLLDRSEIPEYLTGEVPGDYGYDPFGLGKKPEDFSKYQAYELIHARWAMLGAAGFIIPEAFNKFGANCGPEAVWFKTGALLLDGNTLNYFGKNIPINLIFAVVAEVVLLGGAEYYRLTNGLELEDKLHPGGPFDPLGLAKDPDQAALLKVKEIKNGRLAMFSMLGFFLQAYVTGEGPVENLSKHLSDPFGNNLLTVIGGSIERAPTL, from the exons ATGGCTTCTCTGGCAGCATCGACAGCGGCCGCCTCCCTCAGCGTGTCTGAAGTGCTCGGAAACAGCCTGGGCAACTTCAGCAGAGCAGCGAGGTCGGCCCCGTCAGCCACCACCCCAGCCACCTTCAAGACAGTCGCACTCTTCTCCAAGAAGAAGGCTGCGCCACCTCCCAAGGCCAAGGCTGTTGCTCCCGCTGATGAAGAGCTCTCCAAGTGGTATG GTCCTGATAGAAGAATCTTCTTGCCATCGGGGCTCTTGGACAGATCAGAGATCCCAGAGTACTTGACTGGAGAAGTTCCTGGAGA TTATGGATATGATCCTTTTGGGCTAGGCAAGAAGCCAGAAGACTTCAGCAA ATACCAAGCGTATGAGTTGATCCACGCTCGGTGGGCTATGCTTGGTGCAGCCGGATTCATCATTCCAGAGGCCTTCAACAAATTTGGCGCTAACTGCGGCCCTGAGGCTGTCTGGTTCAAG ACAGGAGCTCTACTCCTTGACGGGAACACATTGAATTACTTTGGTAAGAACATACCGATTAATCTTATCTTCGCTGTTGTTGCTGAGGTTGTTCTTCTTGGTGGAGCTGAATACTACAGACTCACAAATGGTTTG GAACTTGAGGACAAGCTTCACCCAGGTGGTCCTTTTGATCCACTGGGGCTCGCTAAGGATCCAGACCAGGCTGCATTGCTGAAGGTAAAGGAGATTAAGAACGGAAGACTTGCCATGTTTTCCATGCTTGGTTTCTTCCTGCAAGCGTATGTAACCGGAGAAGGCCCTGTTGAAAACCTATCAAAGCATCTGAGCGATCCCTTCGGCAACAACCTGCTGACTGTGATTGGTGGCTCTATCGAAAGAGCTCCAACCCTGTAa